atgtgttgttgttaattttaataactaataagtagttccggatttttatataaatgcatactTTTCTACgctttttatagaataattttgattacaaATGTCGATATTtcgtaataatagtaacaataataataatttattaccatgACGCGACTATTATTGATTTCAATATACTATTCTAAAcacaatattgaattattataaacgtaaattatattttaatgtgggaaataacatacacaaatattttaagacatacttacgtgtatattttagattttaaaatgaataaataaatatttattaataataataaacttaaacataattttgaaacCATTTATctgaattatattactaacaataatttctagcctttttcaaattttactattttatttacttttatatcacTTAATGTATtacgtaattaaaaattaagttagttACTgctcattaatataataatatagtaacgcgataacgaaaataattttgctttTGAGTCTTATTACATACagaattattcttttaaagaTTGGTTTactcaaatattaacattataaacaaatatttttgcttaaataataattgtatgctaatatataacaacattttcaataaaaaaagtatactttcaactttttttaatcctcaccatttttttttttttacaataagctTGTATGTTATGTTAAGGACAAGAGTTGAATAATTGAAGGAGTTAATTCAGCACTTACCCATTATTAGCAACACTATTATCTTGGTTCATTTCTttaactgttatttattttaaaacgattattaaGGATATgggttgtttttttaataggtaatgaTACCTCTATCTATTTAACTTATGATGAGAATTCTCTGTCAATGTGGggatgaataaatattttataaagggGCGGGGATGATTTTTAAGTCACTTGCGAAAATGCGTATAAAAGAGTCGTGCTTCCTCATCGACATTttcgtattaaaattgtattatttgattgGTGATTGgagacaaatattattaattttttctatgccCCCAGAGCTGTAACCCATAAgtccaaatatattttggagatttgtaaatttgtattttagtttttagaataGCGCTAACATGTTTAGATAAAAGAGAGctgatttattagtttaaatataatcaaataaaatataaagattaaaaaaaaaaaaatgttttcaaaatttcaatgcGATTTGAGGAAATAAATCATCTtgtattaatgaaaacaaataaataattttttaatacctaatggaatttcatacaaaaaaaaaatgaactgaATTTAACTTTGGctgaaaaaagtataaaatataattaagtttttacagtattccttaatttttattaaggttgtacattttaatgtctaattaaaaatatatttagtatacaatacattatttctacgttaatttattatctaaatacacTAAAATTCTACTAATTGTACTTCTATTGATActgattgaaataaattttctgAGCacctatttattacatttgaattttgatattttacactgaaaacttattttaactataattattataattggaaaaaaatatacaggtTCTAATAAAAACTCTGATTTTAactgattaaaataacatattatataatacatatgccTGCTGATTAGGCATAACACTATATCGTAtgcatacctacataattagtttatttattctcCAAAGTatagttacataattaaattcaaaaatcagctatattaagtaaatcatGTCAAGTAACCAACACGTACCTGTAAGGATATGGATAATATTAACGACttatattctaatttctaatatttatataacaccaatattattattacctattgggTAATCTTCTAATTCTCTGAAATAAGTATGGTTTTACATGGCAAAttagtatgttatttataaaattaatattgttattaaagttttgttccacattatactttttataaataacagctTATTTAAAATGGTAATCAATTAAACACTGTAAACCACGCAACAGCTATGAAGGACCCTCACGTTTTAGTATTTCACAGTTTAACACCGGTGCCATGGAAAACAGCTATTTTACTATTTCACCTATAAACTAGTCTCTCTATcggattattatataaatattatgataatattcgaTCCTCGTTAGCGGACGGAGGAAtccaatatcttataatatgatactgtgacacataatatatattattatgacataaccgtacctacgtattatcaataattacattGACGCCGAGCTTAATACTTgaacatgaaataatatttccgATTTCTGTGAcctaaattttttcatttaatgtcGACCGTTCACGTGCACCAATACACCTCATCCgtacatatcatattttttgacCGAAAATCTAGAAAGTGAAATACCCCAAGTGCGTATCCATGCAAGTCGATACAGGTACCTACGGTATTTCCATAAGACATCGAAATCCGCTGAGCGGCGTATAGAGCCGGTGCAGCAGCTATCGCGGGGTGTGCCGGTGTCAGCTCGAGTTACATAATTACCACGGTAACCGACTACGGCTGGCAATAATGAACATTGTACTCTgcacgtttattttattattgttattattattttcttttttttgaaacaccCACGGACGTGTATCGAAACACAATTATCGGAACATACACGTAATCCACAGcacaaatctatataatataatatatatgtattataggtaggtatctcaTATACACCTTTTAATTGAACGAATTCTCATGAGCCTTTGacttacgtaaaaaaaaaaaaaatcgtattaatgCCATAACACGcacaataacatataatataatacgtatattatagctgatatgttgtaggtatatacaaaacAGTATACATGCGCGCCAGtgtaaaatacgtatatagcGTTATATTGCATGTGTGCGCCGTAACTATCCGTACACGAATGACACGTGAATTTCGGTTGCGCAACACAATCATGATAAAAAACGAcattatatctatacaattttgtGCTGTGTTCGATTGGTTTTCGCGGGCGTCCGAAAACACGACGTTCTACGagtattagttattttgttccCAGACACCGGGCAAAACGCATAGGTATTGCATAAATCAAATTAGATTTAAGACAATATGCGCaagaatatatagtaatatgcgTTTGATAATCAACGGAATTCGgtaatttcattttctttctttctttgacgcaatatatatgtatgagcGAGCTGTCACTATTCTATTCGTacctacgtaggtatatacgtatatattatattatatgtagacAGGTACACTCGCAGAATCCTGTAATTGCgcgcaacataatattatacacgaaaagtatatattaactacaacaaacgataacaataatagcgagcatattatttatgtgtatttcgGTCCGGACATTTCcatgtatttcattttattgataCGAATCTAgggcgtaatattatatatattgtacacgtGAACTATTAAACGCAATAGGTTGAAACCTACACACGTAtcgatttaacaataaaaagttaagactttataaaatgaattgttaggaataatattattgtacatagaaATCGGCGACGATGCAGTCCTATAGGGCCAGCGAGTTTTTCTCGTTGTGACCAATAGCTCATTTActcgttataatataggtacaatatatatacggTTAAATCGAACACATTTGTTGTTGCAACGAATGCCCATTGTAAACGGCAAACTGAGAAAATACTATAACAAAACAGACGGTTTTACTTTAGTTATTGTCGAGTTTTATTGAAACGTCTCATCAGATAATTATTAcacgttaaattaaaaatacaacatattaaatctgtggaatattttaatttcttaaaaaaaaaaagccaagATCGAATTTTTTGTCAATTGTgggttatgataaaataaacgtttttcTTTTAGTATCTGCGTCGTTTTTTGTACAATGAAATTTTTCAAGAGTCCTCGTTGCAGTACGAGCTTCGGatatcatactatataatataatggtacaGTTCCAAAATCATAATCTGACTGCACtcgataacttttttttttcaagatttaaCTAATACAATTTCATCTCAGCACACTTTATCGTCTCTGTTACCTATTCCGGATGGCCAAACGTCATCATGAATCTTAGAACACATTGCTGTCGACTCACCTGACATCTGGCCAAAACCAACGTTGTACCGTTGCCGGAAACGCAGAATCCAAGATGCAGAGCACTTGAAATTCTCTATCTTTAGTTTTTCAGCCACTAGTTCAGTTTTTGCTTTCAACATAGAATCACGTATAGGTTCTTTCGAGAATCGTTGTCGATCGAACCACTCGAGTAGCTCTTCTTCGAGGTCTCTATGCTGTGCCGTACACCACCGTCCTTTTTTTGGCTTGGTTTCACACATCGTTTTCAGCGGATTCCGTCTGCTTCGTACGTTCGAAATCGTTGACTCCAAGGTGCTAAGTTCTTTCGCGATCGCTGTTAACCGATTGTGTTCCAGTGGTATGGTATAAAGTTTTCTGCTTTGTCCGTCGTTTTTTGGCCGATCGATTGTATGGATTTTTTCGTCTAACGTAAATTGACAACGAGACATGATTGGAAGTTTTCACACTACTGACGTTATTCGTTACCATTGCAAAACTCGAAAACACCAAAACTCGTAGaaacgtttttatatatatacaaattcatatctacattataaaaagataatgaTTTGTTCGTAATAACTGATAGCGGCTTGGTGTGTTTTTCTCGTTGTAGCCGATATCTTGTTCTAACCATTTTCCAtgtaaacgtatattatatttcgatttatgcaaataatatatcttgaCTCGTGTCAATAGGTATAACTATAGCGTTTTACTTGTTCTAACGGAAACTCGTTGCAGTGATTTCTACAGTACAAACAACGTTAAAGTgtaataatacaaagttttactaactatatctatacatacagTACTACTATCGGGcatgaaatgtataaaaatatatatataatgttaccaTTAGACGTCAAAACAACAttctttaatagttttaattaaaaaaaaaaaaaaaaaaatgacttattAGCTATAGaatgaacaaaatatgaaactttaaatattatacctaatatacctTTAATCTAGTTACTTACATAatgtatcttattatttaggtacctattataaatatttataaatattgtattaaactatGAGTCtctttatattaactaatattgcCTACATTGCATAATTTACTTAGTTTCATCATAAaagtctaaaattaaaaaaaaaaataaaatgtaaattatataaacatgaaTTTATGTACTGAGTTTAATGTTATAAGTTGTGAACTCATGGGCCCCACAAGAACTTGTTCAGTGTGGCCTATtatctttttgaaaaaataaacaacaacaataataataatagtaataatattaataatagtatactatttaataatacaaggtGATTCATCAATCATATGTCACTCCATTATTttccttaaataatttatattataaacttagatTTTTCGGATTTTCAAGTATATCTGCGTAAggacaatatttcaaattattaggaATTTTATACCACTTTTGAAATATCATGAGGTGAGGTGAATTGTTGAACTTTCAAACaagaattgatttttttatcctgCGAATTGTTAATCAAACAACTTCTTCGAAAATgtcataaactataattaatactagatCAAACACgagtattttacattaattgctATATATTTTCGTAAAACAATAGTACCTATCCTTAGtaagtgtatacaatatgtattatattttaataactcaacAACCACTCgttagaattttgatttagTGTCGAATAATCGAAAACAATATACCTAAACTtggaatttcaaaaaaaaaaaaaaaaaacaccattaGCGAATAATAAAGGTGAACACTCTTGGTGAAACACTCCGTATTTGGAGGGTACATAGGTCGTATAACAATTTAGTTAATCCTACgtgtagtatataattttatttcctatATATGCTTTACATATGTATGTTACGTAcagtatatatatcatatagtatagaattgaaaatgaataaataatacctatcgcTATGACATTTTCCGAGATTTAAAACATTCAACAAAAcacattgtaattttatagccatataggtgtgataaaaaaaacctgtCCACTCtacatgtttaatgttttatacacaGGCGCAAAACCGCCCGAGCACTTTTTcgctcgtataatattatgtacaatttacaattatttatttatttttttttgtttgttttagtataattttgtacCTATTGAAAGGTTTATTGCACAGTGCTGTCGTTAGTACacaataattctatattagTACATTAAAACCATTACGGTCATAcgaaacaatacaatatactacatgggtgttattacattttgcaTAAAACAGACACGCGATACGTATAATAGTAGCTCATCATCCTAGTCCAGTCCGATTTTAATACGATATTAGAAATAAGGTTGATGTCAAGCAAACTTTTTCGTTCGTCGTAAATAAATCATGTCGTGTCCgggttacttaatattattattagcgaGTACCCGTGTTATTATGACACGGTGGCGTCGGCGTTTTCATGATTATTGTACAAGTTTTGGCGTGGCAAATATGGTAATACGTCAAATAACCGATAAATTAACTCGACGCAATAATTCACACCTTTCTATTAATGAACAAATGCgtacatattgttatttaaattgctttTGCTGTTTGTACGCTAACTACAGATAGTTTTGAATCTTAAATTTAGCACGTAATCGATTTGTGTTGTGATGCActgtactaataaattaatatcacgtCTCTATAGAActaaatacgaaaaaatatcAGCAGCCAGGCTGCTTACCAACTACGAAACCGAGGGCTTATCTATTATAACTGAAATTCTAAATACAATATCGCACTATTTGCACTCaacatgattatttttttacttaggtatattGACGTATTGTTGTTATTGAGTACAGTAAAAAGGGTTCTATAAGTTTAAGCATTTGAacacctatattaaaataattgaaactaCATAAAATCTCTGTAGAACAAATTACCAGAAACGAGAATATAAGTACTAGCCACAACTCAAAATGTACCAACGttgagttaaatataatatcgtatacttactacactttaatatttaattttttttttttgtttagtcgaaaatatgataataattcaattcttagatattttttaagtaataaatggATATGATTTTCCTgagataatttacaatatagtttaaattaccCACAATCGAACTACAATgggaaaaattagaatattcaaTACCTAcacttattaatatcatttcaacaataaattcTATGATTATCAAACAAATTGTCAAGTTATGAATTTACAAGAATTTCACAATTTGTACCGttgacacatttttaatattccaaaTACTTATTCAAAGAAACTTGAATAGTGtggttatatcattttattcagcataatgctatttatattattagctaggaattttattattttcttacaagtaatgtatataataataataaatttataatttatttttatttgaattgacAATACGTGCGCTGTctattatcataatagtaGCAATAtctcattgttattattttcatgatatTCTTTGAAGAAAACacctttaaaactaaatatatttttgatttttaaagaaattttaatgCACACTAAGATaactttatcaataataatatatatattacatatccTTAATAAATAGCGAacgagtttaaataataaattattgctatagcctataatattgttaattgactttgtgttttatataattttaatacatagtataacaGGTATTTATGTTGGATATTCGGGACGTCCAGGTACCAgcgtaaaaaaaagaatgttaacaattaaatttatatcatataaaaatgttcgtGTAATGATCacctttaattttacataatatcattcgtagaaaatggtttaatttaaaataataatttattcgtaaTATCACCGCTATATcgtcaaatgtataataaatccacgtcttagaaattatttattaggccTACCTacgtatttacattattattataattatttgaaggaGAAAATTTgttgagttatttatttctagtttacttcatacataaatattcattatataatatatacatacctatatatatttcgaTTACGAACATCAATTTTATTCAAGAGTAAATATTTCTtgaatctttaatatttatcgtttTGGCTGATGATTGGGTACGTTGCGAATGATTTAATACGAttcaactatttaaatttcaagttcAGGTTTACCAGAGTTTGGTGACACTGTGTCGTGTCTTTTTCTATCTCATCACTTTCTAATTtctattgtttgtattataatttttacaaatcatcaaatgtatataatgcaaaacatgtataatgtgtatagatcataactataatttattaaaatgatatccgaaaatttaaaatatgtgaacTTAAAATCTTAATAGATTCATCATAGCTAcgtttataattgattataagtataactattataactaaGTCTTACCATGAAcacttattacaatattgaacAAAGAATCATATCGTCTATAGCGATGGTATTGTTTACTTTGTTTCATTAATAACGTCATcaaatacatttcttaatGTCATTAATTGAATTCCACGAACTTGAATCTTTCTTCTGTGAGGACTTTCACTTTTTCCATTCAGTCGTCCAATTTCTCTTCTtgctatttaaaatcaaaaacacacatgatactaaaaataatagtattttttactgaattttacattatttcaatgtagctcatatagataataatatgaatgattTGAGCTTAACGATTGAAACGAAATGAATACTGCgaatagaatttatatttttcttttcataactattttcttttattttttttacaacattaaataAGTTGTATTACTTCACTACAATTtggatgtattttattaatttaataaacataactttgtacttaaaatataatggataagtatattattgcatctttattctttataagTACGCATTATTTCTGCAATAACACGATGAAGaacatttctttaaatatttttttttatttaagattcaTGATAATTATGATCATGTGCttggatataaaataattagttataaaaaacgataatataaatttgcaatagttttagattttaattacagataaatatgaaattttaaattctctaTTTCTCtgttaattatctataaatttttaCCATGGAACATGACGTCTTTGAAATGCCCTCTTGTCAAAATCTTCACGTTCCAAAAATGTTTGACCTCGTATTCATACCTACAACAGTACAACGATTAAAGATTGTCATGATTTTCTACGTGTTTATTTCAAGAAAATTAACAACTTGTTAAAGAcaagattttaattacaaacttGTTActtgtttggtttttttttatgttaatttggtGTAAGGAATCAAAATCTTGTTTCACGCACAACGGTAATGTACTAATGTctgcataatataggtacaactatGACAACTTAATAGAtagctattatttataaactataaaagttctttttttcacattattttCGGAAGGTTAAATTTAGCTTATTCTGAACTGCAAAACCATAACATAatctcaatatttaattattttattttattttatcttatcaaacacaattacttttattttcatatcagtattatttttttctgctagatataaactattattcaaTTGCAGTTTaggaatattttaaagaatcattctcaaatcaataataatctgtAATGCAAATGTGTTgtaatatacacttaaaaagtattaacagtttattttaaatatttgatgtctaatattttaaccttTTATGAATGATTTCGATATTTATTGAATGGGCAATAgtgtttgattttataaattaaatatttaaaataatcaatttaattattaagagaATAAGAGAATAATTTCTAGAGAAACAAttgtaactttaaataatgcattatttatcgcttacaaagtaaatatagatagtatgtatattgtatatacaagtagttgatattttttatttgattttggcatattatataatatgtatattgtgtaccCGTAACGCTTTTTAATAATGCATGGTTATCACTAATCAGTTATTATTAcgaattgttaatatttatttgtgtagCACAATatgtcttaataatattaaaataatcaactcaatttatgatgtttatttaaGATCATTTTATTTAGAGCTGATTCGtagtgattaatattaaaacactaaaccaacaaattaataataaaaaaaaaaacgtttaaataattaaaactcccgattttaatataatataatatctaaggtatatttattcaggttttattgtttttttttattaaatattatattttatttaatcaaaataatttcttgtctgcttaaaatctataattattatatctacatcAATAACTTCTGAAGGAATAACTGCCGAAtaagtatttacttttataacattttaaatacagttaaattgATCGGCGCTGTAgtgaaaaatatgttgaataaACCGATTATATTGTAGGTCAGAACAATATAATGGGTGTCAccgatattttaaaagttacagCATtggatttttatgattttttttttt
The DNA window shown above is from Aphis gossypii isolate Hap1 chromosome 2, ASM2018417v2, whole genome shotgun sequence and carries:
- the LOC114125455 gene encoding tigger transposable element-derived protein 4-like, whose amino-acid sequence is MSRCQFTLDEKIHTIDRPKNDGQSRKLYTIPLEHNRLTAIAKELSTLESTISNVRSRRNPLKTMCETKPKKGRWCTAQHRDLEEELLEWFDRQRFSKEPIRDSMLKAKTELVAEKLKIENFKCSASWILRFRQRYNVGFGQMSGESTAMCSKIHDDVWPSGIGNRDDKVC